In a single window of the Leptospira sanjuanensis genome:
- a CDS encoding sigma-54-dependent Fis family transcriptional regulator has product MNSTLDPDKLLDLILERCIQICEVGSGSLMLINEKENVLDIVTFRGMNPSIRTKVKLKVGEGITGIVAASGEGMIVSDVTANPHYISIKDDIMSELAVPMIVEDVVIGVISLDSSRKGAFNDEHLEIISTLANQAAQIFKNLQIFRQLEQKNKIQQVLIDISRTVTSTLVLQEIFEDIMDRLEKSLNLERGSIVLFEPEKAILRLEAASGLTAEEMEKGVYLPGEGITGKVFETGEPIIVESIANDENFLNRVGNAAHFKNNPENVSFLAAPIKSDTDVLGVVSVYFVHKKYIDLKTYLDFLQVVASVIYQAIRIQKLIDEEKREISRENVLLKRELKNKYKFGSLIGKSKPMEKLFEMIHLVSDSRASVLITGESGTGKEMIASAIHYNSSRADKPFIKINCAAIPENLLESELFGHKKGSFTGAVADKKGKFEMADTGTIFLDEIGEMDLNLQSKLLRVLQEKEIEAVGSVKPKKIDVRIIAATNANLEELITEKKFRPDLFYRLNVVNMVTPPLRERADDIPLLINHFIAKYAEENGKKITGITREAHKLLMNYSWPGNVRELENVIERAVVLSQLEMLDIQDFSEINGRLLYGDEEFDPESGDSETSVEIANSRFSSSHLDALDGRAIEVVVGEVEARLIKYAMKKFKYTKTRVAKFLGINRNTLDKKIKDLKIDY; this is encoded by the coding sequence ATGAATTCAACTTTAGATCCGGATAAACTTCTGGATTTGATTCTAGAACGTTGTATTCAGATTTGCGAAGTTGGTTCGGGCTCTCTGATGCTGATCAACGAGAAAGAAAACGTTTTGGATATCGTTACCTTTCGGGGAATGAATCCATCGATCCGTACAAAAGTAAAACTCAAGGTTGGGGAAGGAATTACCGGAATTGTGGCCGCTTCCGGAGAGGGGATGATCGTCAGCGACGTAACCGCGAACCCGCATTATATTTCGATTAAGGACGATATCATGTCCGAACTTGCGGTTCCTATGATTGTGGAAGACGTAGTCATCGGAGTGATATCCTTGGATTCGAGCCGGAAAGGCGCCTTCAACGATGAACACTTGGAAATCATTTCCACGCTTGCCAATCAGGCCGCACAGATCTTCAAGAACCTGCAGATTTTCAGACAACTGGAGCAGAAGAATAAGATTCAACAGGTGTTGATCGATATTTCTAGAACCGTAACTTCCACTTTGGTTCTTCAGGAAATTTTCGAAGACATCATGGATCGACTTGAAAAATCCCTGAACTTGGAACGGGGAAGTATCGTTCTTTTCGAACCAGAAAAAGCGATTTTAAGGCTCGAGGCAGCTTCCGGTTTGACCGCGGAAGAAATGGAGAAGGGCGTTTATCTTCCCGGAGAAGGAATTACCGGCAAGGTTTTTGAAACGGGCGAACCGATCATCGTGGAATCGATCGCGAACGACGAAAACTTTTTGAATCGCGTCGGAAACGCCGCGCACTTTAAGAACAATCCGGAGAACGTCAGCTTTCTCGCGGCGCCGATCAAATCGGATACGGACGTTCTCGGAGTCGTAAGCGTTTACTTCGTCCATAAAAAATACATAGATTTAAAAACTTATTTAGACTTTTTGCAAGTAGTCGCTTCGGTGATCTATCAGGCGATCCGGATTCAAAAGCTGATCGACGAAGAGAAGAGGGAAATTTCGAGAGAAAACGTTCTTCTCAAACGAGAATTAAAGAATAAATACAAGTTCGGTTCGTTGATCGGTAAATCCAAACCGATGGAAAAACTTTTCGAGATGATTCATCTCGTTTCCGATTCTCGCGCTTCGGTTTTAATTACGGGAGAATCCGGAACCGGTAAAGAGATGATTGCGTCCGCGATTCATTACAATTCTTCCCGCGCCGATAAACCGTTTATCAAAATCAACTGCGCCGCGATTCCGGAGAACTTACTGGAAAGCGAACTTTTCGGTCACAAGAAAGGTTCTTTTACCGGGGCCGTTGCCGATAAAAAAGGAAAGTTCGAGATGGCGGATACGGGAACGATCTTTTTAGATGAGATCGGTGAGATGGATCTGAATCTTCAGTCCAAGCTTTTGCGAGTTCTTCAGGAAAAAGAAATCGAAGCGGTGGGTTCCGTTAAACCGAAGAAGATCGACGTACGGATTATCGCAGCTACGAATGCGAATTTGGAAGAGTTGATCACCGAGAAGAAATTCAGACCGGATCTTTTTTACAGACTCAATGTCGTCAACATGGTAACTCCGCCACTTCGTGAAAGAGCCGATGATATTCCTCTTTTGATCAATCACTTTATCGCGAAATATGCGGAAGAAAACGGTAAAAAGATCACCGGGATCACGAGAGAAGCGCATAAACTTCTGATGAACTACAGTTGGCCGGGTAACGTTCGAGAACTCGAAAACGTGATCGAGCGTGCGGTGGTTCTTTCTCAATTGGAGATGTTAGACATTCAGGACTTTTCCGAGATCAACGGACGGCTTCTTTACGGTGACGAGGAATTCGATCCTGAATCGGGCGATTCCGAAACGTCGGTCGAAATCGCGAACTCACGATTCTCTTCTTCGCATTTGGACGCTTTGGACGGAAGAGCGATCGAAGTCGTGGTTGGGGAAGTGGAAGCCCGTTTGATCAAATACGCGATGAAGAAGTTCAAATATACAAAAACCAGAGTGGCAAAGTTTTTGGGGATCAACCGAAACACTTTGGATAAAAAGATCAAGGATCTGAAGATCGACTATTGA